From Desulfoplanes formicivorans:
CACCTTGACGATATTGGCATAGGAAAGGGCGGCTATTCCTCCGAAGCAGAGGGAAAACAGGATCATGCCGATGATGATTTTCTGGCGGATGTTGAGCTGGATACGGATGTTTTTGAACATGGTCGTGTGGATGACGTGAGTGGGAATCTCGGTATCGGCCGGACTTCACAGGAGAGACAGGCGGGTACGCACGTACCCCAAAGCCGGCAAGGAATCAAACCAGCCTCTGGAATGAGCGGTAGGTGCCAACCCGTGTTTGCAAGGCCTGTGGCGGTGTGTCTGGCAAGCACAAAGGGGCGGTTCAGGGTGAACCGCCCCTTTGTGCTGTTGAGTACAGGTGAGGAGCCCTGTTGGTTTGAAACGGAATATCGAAAGGCAGGCGCCTAGGCAGCCCCTTCCTGGACGGTTTGGCGGTATGTGACAATATCTTCCACCGTAAGGACCGGCAGGCCGTGGTTGTTGGCAATGGCCACGATTTCCGGAAGCCGGGCCATGGTTCCGTCGGGGTTGGTCACTTCGCACAGGACACCATAGGGTTTGAGACCGGCCAGCCGCATGAGGTCAACCGTGGCCTCGGTGTGACCGCGACGTTCCAGAACACCGCCCGGGCAGGCCTTGAGGGGGAAGACATGGCCGGGGGAGTGGATGGATTCCCTGGTGGCGTCGTCGGCAATGGCCGCCTGGATGGTGGTGATCCGGTCGGCTGCGGACACGCCGGTGGTCACTCCCTGGGCCGCTTCAATGGATACGGTAAACGCGGTGTTGTAGGCGCTTTCGTTCTTGTCCACCATCATGGGCAGGTTCAACCGGCGGATTTTTTCTTCGGGCATGCACAGGCAGACAATGCCGCTGCATTCCCGGATGAGCATGGCCATCTGGGGCTGGGTCAGGGATTCGGCCGCAAAAATGAGATCGCCTTCGTTTTCGCGGTCCTCGTCGTCCGTGACAAGCACGCCTTGCCCGGACCGAAGGGCTTCAAGGGCCGCTTGCACACGTTGAATGGGGGAACCAAACTGGTCGAGAAGGGACTGATTCATGGTAGGTCTCCTTGGATGTATGGGGTACCAGAATCAGGGCGAAAGAAAAGACAGGAGCCGCAAGGGCATCAAGAAGAGACGCCGCGAAAAACCGTGGCGCGTTGAAGCTGTCTCATCCTCTTTCATCCGGACTGTCACCGTCGGCCCC
This genomic window contains:
- the ribB gene encoding 3,4-dihydroxy-2-butanone-4-phosphate synthase; this encodes MNQSLLDQFGSPIQRVQAALEALRSGQGVLVTDDEDRENEGDLIFAAESLTQPQMAMLIRECSGIVCLCMPEEKIRRLNLPMMVDKNESAYNTAFTVSIEAAQGVTTGVSAADRITTIQAAIADDATRESIHSPGHVFPLKACPGGVLERRGHTEATVDLMRLAGLKPYGVLCEVTNPDGTMARLPEIVAIANNHGLPVLTVEDIVTYRQTVQEGAA